The genomic interval acagaaaataaattataattatatcatttaaaaaaacctttgacaaatcaatgatttgagttataaataatcaaaataaaaaaaactgtacagtaactgtgaaaagaacttaaattctttgtaaggaaatatatgatctgagatttataattatataaattacttcctttgaaaataattgtctctaacaaatctctattttaagTAGCAAATTATTAAAGGCCACTAcagtgactgtagattcaccactaaaaatttgcagctccatgagatacacatgcattccaaatatcaagttgctatgttcaatattgaataattatctccctttaaagcttattacttcccttggatttgtatttttgaccttagaccttgaaggatgaccttgaccttttaccacgatgtgtttgtcagaaacacaatgtcgcctactgcgccgctttgatttagtaaACAAAAGTATATAATTTGGCAgatcagataattatgtccatttaaagcttataacttctcttggatttgttttttcgactccgtgacctagtttttgacccggcatgacccatattcgaacttgacctagatattgtctagatacaacttctgaccaagtttcgtaaagatcggatgaaaactatttgaattagagagccgacacgaaaagtgtgacagactgacagacagtgcgaaaactatgtaCCCCCTTTTCTTGGAAAGGGGGcataaacacattattttgaCAAGATCAGGCGCAATAACAAGTtgcaaacatgtttaaacaataaaaacagatTTACAAACAAGAACAACCAATACATGCATATGTTGGAGTTTTCAGTCATATTAAAATTGGTTCCAAATTGTTCAGAAATTTCGGATTAATTTTTATTAGATGTTATGATTTCTTCAATTTCATGCTGTTTTGAAGATGTGTAGTAAAATGTTGAATCGTTGGTGAAATATTCTGgttctatttttttaatgtaataatttgcaaaacataaaataaagttaacagcGATTGAAGTATTTACAAAGCCATCTTCacaataaaaactttttttcagaATCGAAATATTCTACACAATGCATATTAAGAGTTCGCTCAAGGTACAGTTTCATATTAATCCATAATTGTTGAATCAATGAGCAATTTCTGAAAATATGAATAAATTAATTCGTTGGCATGCAACAGATGtcacatacattattaaaattcaaCCTAAAGCGTAGACTAAAGTGTTATTATCTGAcgatattcattaaatatttgtgtcCTGCTCAGTGAAAATCGGGATTAAATGCAAATGcttaaagcgtcgtcccagattagcctgtgcactccgcacaggcttatcagggaagacacttttcgctttaatgatatttttcgtttcaagaaagtctcttcttagcaaaaatcaagtttaggcggaatgtgtttactttacgcacatacaataGACCCATctatcacagagcacggctcaaatgtaaGTGTTTTTTTACAGGAACAGAGATTGAACCGTATCAACGATGCAGGATTTAATAATAGGTAATATTACTGACCTCTCTATTCATTTCGAAATATCAACGTTACTTAATTGTAAAGGTGGCCTGGAAAACGCGATGGCCGACTCGGCAAAGCATACATTCGGTATAAAAGTACTCAGGATTTTACTAATACAGTGCAATGTTTGCACCAAGAGGACCATGCCCAATGCCTTGTGGGTTTGATCAGCATCTTTGAGACATTGTCTGATAGTCTCCTGGGCTCAACACGACTGACGAGACCGACACTTGTTAAAACGCATAGAAGGAAAGTAGTTCTAACGCATAAATGAAATCTTGTTTAACCTTCTAAATGGCATGTTGTTCTAGCGCGTGCAAAGAAAGTAGCTTAAGCGAATCGACGAAATGGTGAATGAAAATAAGTCATAGCGCATGAGAAAAAATATGTTCAAGCTtatgaaatgaaaattattatagcGTATATGGGTAAAGTAGTTTTGACTGATAAAGGGCAAAGAAGAAACAACGCAAGCGTGGAAAGAAGTTCTAGATCGTGTAGGGGAAGAAGTTAAAGCTCATCTGGGGCAAGTAGTTTCACTTTCATGAAGGGAAAGAAGTAACATCGTATGAATGGTAAATTGGTCATGAACGGGAAGTTGTTCAAGCTCATGATGATGATGCACATTTGTAGTTCAAAGTAGTTCATTAAGCGAAAGAAGGTCTAGCGCATACATGTACAGAACTTGTAGCACATGCtttgaattgttttatatttgctttttatttctTTTCAGTTTGTTTAACGCTCTGATATAGAAAATCGAAGAGCCATCTATTATTAAAGAACTTACTTACCTTAACAAGACTTACAAAATCAATACAATACAACACAAATTTTTCAGACAAATATTGACCAATACAACCAATGCAATACAAATACAGATGTCTGTAACGCGTATATGTACTTAATTGTCGAGTGTTTGCATAATCAAATCGAACACAAACATGGGTATACAATGGGTCGATATTTATAACCAGTATTTGTTCAGAAGATTGTGCAGCATATGGTGTGTCTACTAACGTTAAAACTTAAGATTAATCTTAGCCGCGCTCTTGGAAAGATGGCTTAATGCATTTTCGAAAAGTGAGGTCCCAGATTTAACTGTGCAAcccgcgcaggctaatcatggacgaaacTTTCCGTGTTAGCTGCCTGTACGCTGAAAAGAGACtccctttcaacgaaaaatacaaaaaagcgaaaagtgtcgtacctgattagcctgtgcggactgcacatgcttatctgggatgacactaaacgcAAATGCATTTTGCCCGGTCTTACAAGAATGCATTTGAATGTGATCTCCTTCACTTAAGTTAAACTTTAAGTTAAATGTCAGACATGCTTAAATTAAACCTCCATGACAAAGTGTAAAATGCCGATTGAAAAACTTTGGACATGGTGAATGTGAACTCCATTTCGTAAgtttaaattttagttaaaatttcaaatattCTTCATGTGATTTCAATTAGACCTTTACTCTTAAAAAGCATTTCAAATTATTGTTTAGATCTTCTAATTATGATGTTAAATTATTTCTTGCTAAGCGAAATTGAACGCTATGGTGATACTGGTAGTTTAGGTGGTAAACAGGCATCTATTTAGGCATCTTCATATCTTCAAGTATTATGTATCCAGTGCAAGATCTCACGTGTGTTTTACGATCGGTAAAATACATGACTATTCtaaaatatacaaacattataaaatgtatgcacattttttttttaatgaatgcacatttaaaaaatacacgcACACACAAATGTGAAATCTGCTTCaataatatggttttatttttgtGTAATTTATATGTTCAGAAAATATTACATCAAAGAGTATTTCAGGAAAAAAGTATCAACTTCCAATgacattttaataattcataaatatcGTATTTTTATGTAAGTATCCATGGCAGCAGATACTGAAATAGagataaatatttaccagaagaACCACATAGTTTTTTTCTTATTGTCAAGCTGAACGCTGAGAAATTCTGAATTTCAAAACAGGTGTGTTGTGTATCAGTAAAAACGTGCAGGtatcaaataaaattacaaatgggtcgagctctgtgaaaaagggagttaaatgcatgtgcgccaAGTGTCCAGATAAGCccgtacagtccgcacaggccaatcagggacgacactttccgcatatatattttttcattttgaagaaagtctcatctgagcgaaaatccagtttaggtggaaaagGTTGTCCCTgcttagcttgtgcggactgcaggttgttcctgcttagcctgtgcggactgcacagactaatctggacgatactttatgcacatgcattaaaccccctgttcaTAGAGCGCGCCCGCAATGTATTCATTCGTTTCACATCAATAGGGTGACTCAGTCAGTCAGTGTTGCGATACATACGCATACAGCAAATGTGTTCGATTGATATCTTTTTAATCGACCACATACCGGGTAAACACACCGACCGTCTACTTAATAGAGGAATATGACTAATGTTTATGATTCTCGAGACATTCgtattattcatttaacattgTATGCTTAGATAgacaatgattattttgttttttttgccaACATAAAAGCATACTCACTGCAACCCGGTAACGAAGAATTTTTCCGTTATGTAATCCCTGCAGTTGGAATTCTCAAACGACAAATAAAATTTGTAATCCGAGTTGAGCATATCGTAGCACTTTGTTTCCGACCTTAAGCATTGAAGCGACCCACAAGCGCCATAAATATCCACATCGATATATTTTCCCAACTCTTTTGCATATTCCAAACGAGTATTTCTAGCGCCGCAGTTCGAAACGAACCACGCCACCTTTTTTGTTTTTCCCGCAGCGTAACTTTTATTTTGCGGAATGGTTTGGACGTTTTCGTTAAAAGGGACGAATTTCTCGTACGGCGCTACGATATCTGAATCGTGCCGGTAGGTAGCAGTCCAGTTGAACTGATTTGCATATGGGAACAGCCCCGGTGTGTGGTATGGAGATTCCAACATGAACAGAATCCACACCTGATTCGGAGGACGGTTTGGCCAGGAGGCTTGAGGTGACTGAAACAACACCGCATCTGCGTTTGTCGCTGCATCGCGACTGTCTGTAACCTCGCACGTATTCACCGTGCATTTCTGATCAATAAAAGTCTGCCTGCCGCGTTTTAGACTCCAATTTGAAAGACTACTAAACAGAAGAATCTTCTTCAAGGGAATTTCCTCCTTACTCTCCCCCGCTTTCGCCACCCAGTCCGGTTGATGTTTGAGCTGATTGACGATCCTGTCGTTTTCGTAGAAATTCTTATCCGGCCATACAACCTGTTTATCCAACATGCTCGGGTGCTGTTTGGTGTCTGAGCTCAACGAATACCCACTCAGAGGACCAGCCAGCTTCTTCTCGTCTAGGGTGACGTTGAAACGCGCTTCTCTTGCGGCGACGACAGCAGTCCCGTTGGTGACATTACGTCCAATATTGTCTCGCTGAAATACATGGGTAATCACATCGACGTTTTCTCCCCACAAAGGTGCCAGTTTGATCCGTGGTTGCAGAATGCCCTGattgtaaatgtttaatgttaaaaacaCGAAACAGAAACCGGTCAGAGTCCATATTACGGTTTTCTTTAAATGGAATCTCATTTTGACTCAGGATTCACCACAATCATTTCAAAACTAAAGATGTCGTCCTTTGATTTAATTGCTAACAGAACAAGGATGTGCCTTAATCGCGCTgatatgctattgctttcaattaaatgacgcaccATCCATTTTTCTATGTATATTTACATAGTTTGCAGAGtttatacaacaaaacaaactGTACTACGTTATAACAGTTATTttcaacaaacacattttttctcTAATTTCGAAGGACACAAAATCAATAAGAAATCAAAAACAAACAATGTTGAAATGTAAATTCCAATAGTAATTGTTCCTGTTACGAAACCATTATGACAATGTCGGGTCTAGCCGTTGAAGTTGCATAAACTTAAATTTCACCAGTGTTCACCTCATGTATTCATGCGCAGTGTAAAATGATCTGGCCCATTATGTTTATAAACGGTATTTCAATACCGCTCTATACACCGCTCGAGACTTGCAAATGTTCAACCGCCCGTAACTAGGAAGAATAACCATTATTTGAAAGGATTAACTGGTTGATCGACCATTGTATGTGCATAGCCGAATGCTTTAAACGGATAGGCATCGTGTGCAGTACTGCGGGACCGGATAGCAAGGGATCTGAAAAtagtaaataaacatttgtttaactTCATCTGGACGCAGTttcttgcattttattttaaacatgagTTACACCTGCAATTTTCCATTTTACGTCAAAGTTTCATATCCATTGAAAAAATACAAAGTTGTGATATCCCgataatgataacaatacgtACACGTATATACTGTATgacattaaaatacaaacaattaacATCGTTACAGATACGAAAAAAGCTATGCTTACGTTTACCTatttttacaagtttacataaaTAATGCTCTCAAAACGTGAACCGACAAGGGCAAAACAAACATTGCGTTTACCTTTTATCAATATGATATCATATCTAAAACACACAACATTTCGCCGTTATATGAAGCTGTTTTGCATCATATTTCTTCATTTTCGAGCATTGCCCATTTGAGACCATACGGTTTATATCCGTCCATATTCTCTTTAAATGTTGGATCTCTGGGAGCGTTCTCAATATGACTTTATATCAAATTACTGcgaaacaaaaatccagttactgcggaaagcgtcatccctgattaatttgtgcggactgcactggctaatctgggacgatactttacgcacatcatATAAGCCCGGTTTTCCCGGGGCGCTGCTCATTTGTAAGCTATCAATGATCCCGCATGTGAATATATGAATAGAAAACAAATAGTTCGCTATGGTTGCCCACCCTCTGTCTGTCAAcacaatcattatcatcatcaacaacagcacCGAGAGAACCACTATTACATCATTTCTACAAATGGAATAATCCATTAACTCAGTGTTATGCTTTTTATTTTTGACGGCAAAAGTTGTCTATATTATGAAAGTTTACTAATCATCAGTGCTAGATTAATCTACAGAAACGAACAAGCACATTACACTTGATTAcatgtacagtccaacctgcccgagcgaccacctgttaatagcgaccaacagtcaataacgaccacaccgatttcctcccgaacgatttcactatatattgaacctgcgaataaagcccacctgtgaacaaagaccaacgaccacccttttacattcccaaatctccattttgatagcttacaacgaccactgcaatcataaaaatcaacgatttcgcaactttcaaaaaacaaaatggctgccaggacgctgcgtagtcacgtgatacacatcctaccagtggactcgtcggtcgctatggagatattggcaagtgacagtttattgcaatcgatagcagttgtttgtttatttaacatgcattgctaattggtagtcgcctgcttcttttatgcatttgacagtttgtcaaatgtgtaaaaaattgcctttgtatttaagtgactcgcgattaatgtcctaattgccgaaaatatcaaagacaaagttggggctttcataaactcattaaggaaattaacagTTTGTAAACTCTTCTTCCGCGCATTTAATTAATACAAAGCTTTTCCCAGAATATGTAAACTTGTTCTTCCGCTTATATGATATACATGGTACTTAATTAACTCTCCTTAATAATGTATGATCACTGAACAGTATGAAACACATCCGTTAAGTGTTTACAATTGATACACTCATGGATAAGTCACTCACCAAGTTTTACTTCATAATGCTGAGACCTTTAAATGACTACTTACAGTCCTTACAATAAATGTTTCTCACAAATTAGGCGATTACACTTCAAATAGAAATTCGATTTTCAATTGAATTTAAATGGTATTGCAGAGGGATTTTCAATCACAGttaaacttgtacttttttcattataAACCAATTCATAGCACAatttaatttcacaaaatataaagaatttaaagtATCTTCACAATTGTTGAACATATAAAACACCAGATCTCAGCTTTTGATATCTCATTCCTACGGGTGATTATATATGAGCCGCTTgtgcaaaaatgggtcatatATCATATGCAGACAGCGCAGGCCAACCCTCATATTTGCAGTCTGGTAATAAGCTGCACTGCGTGACTGCGCCGCATATGTTATATGACCCAATTTCGCATGACACGGCACCTATGTATTTTCTTATGATTAGCCGACCATACAATTTACCTTGTTTATTAACAGTATgccgattaaaaaaaataagccgacaaatcttattttaattaatcattttACTAATTAACAATGAAAAACAATACGTACATACAGTTATGACCAGCTCCGATTTACTTCCAGAACAGGACAGATCAGAacttttattttcacccaagttCAATTCCAAGATATTTGGATACCAAGTTGCATCAATTAGCaaacacatatacacacacattttGTTTTGCTCAATTTCGTTTCGGtcctttttttattgtaaaaaaaacgacAGATTAATTGTGAATTCAGTTTTATTGGCATAGAGGTCCCTGATGATTATTTTgccaaattgggaaaagtaccgctACCTTGCCAATTGGGAAAATAATTGCGCCATAATtatagcacaggtggttagcgtgtggctatgatattaattagtgaaaacatcattttgaatgataaataatcatattataacgaaaaattaacttttctgaaaaaaaatatttcactatcaaatatatatataacaaggtatgcaactcaaaatcagcccaaaacggggtgcatcgctttgaacagccatatcttcatcaattttgcagcgattttcacgatctcggtcttattcaacgcagaaatgaatttcctttctggaaatgtatatgtcttgcaatatttttacaaatgctgggtcaacttttaagaaataacacgatacacaacacgcatgacccagttgacagtgatcatgctgtctttaagactgaaatcttcacggagtaaagggcaacttccctataaagttcatgtagttcgataccataattcaataaaacgtatgaaaaaatattattaccgttcttgtcgttacattctgcatcaagactaactgtccagcgccgtttgaaacctttgtttacatacatttcaactaactgacattttaaacatacgagtgatttcattggtccaatgcggaggtgtgtctttacaactggagatttcattcataaagaatacatgatcactgtcaactgggtcatgcgtgttgtgtatcgtgttatttcttaaaagttgacccagcatttgtaaaaatattgcaagacatatacatttccagaaaggaaattcatttctgcgttgaataagaccgagatcgtgaaaatcgctgcaaaattgatgaagatatggctgttcaaagcgatgcaccccgttttgggctgattttgagttgcataccttgttatatatatatttgatagtgaaatattttttttcagaaaagttaatttttcgttataatatgattatttatcattcaaaatgatgttttcactaattaatagcatagccacacgctacccacctgtgtaATTATAGTACTTACTCGGAACTGTCAAAAACACATTTTCTGTATGTtgatgttaattttataaaagaacaaaaaaagtaatagcaaaaatgaTCAAAATGTCGATGGTAATCAATTCAGATCGgaatattacttatttttttctcattttggaTAAAAAAATGCGATTAGCCGTCGGTCttgacacttgctatgtacacacaaaacggtgACGTCATTTGTTACTTGGATAGAGCGCACGCGCCGCAAAATATCTACGATCGACCGGAATTGGTGACCGACCGGAACAGGAAACTGGACGATAGATATATTCGAATTAATAACATTAGATAAAACGATCCGTTCTGGCGATATAAAATCTACTATATCAAGTATGTATCCAATACTCTAATTATACTTACCGCAGCTTCTTTATGTTATATTCTTGTATTTATCCATATAACTTTATATAACATTTAACTTCCGTTTTTCCGCATGAAAAAGGTTAAAGACAACAAATGCATTGATCTATGACGTCACATACCTTAGCTAGATTAGAGGATCATTACGTCACGAACTATCTTTTTCAATGCGGTGACACACATATACACAAACAGAAAATGACACAAGCACATCGTCATGATCCCGAACCAAAAATAGCAAAGTCCCTACATGAAAAGTGAATGGAAATTTGTCCAATCAAAGTGAAACTTCAGTCAAAACAAAGCACGCAGCAACCCTTTATCAATATCTTTCGTAAAGTGCAATAAACTAACCGTTGCTTCATTACAATTCAATGATAACGTATCAGATCAGACCTGACCGTCGAGATAACATGTATCATGAATACTGCACAAATCTAGTCGAGATAACATGTATCATGAATGCTGCAAAGATCTAGTCAAGTCCTTAAAGCTAAATTTTAAAGTAGTATCAacgttgttaaaataattactagGGCATTTTTGTTACACGTGTAGAATCTATTATGTCGaacaaaatgataaaacataGATTCAATGAATGTCTGCgtacatataatttaatataaattgagaGTTTAACTGTGCCTAAAAGTACTTATTCCCGTTGTTGTGCCATGCACATATTATGCTTACCGTGGTTTGAGAAATAAGTGAAAACTCTGTGAACAAGTTCGATCCTTCGATATGTAAACAAGTATATATATTTCAGCAAAGTTGATgtaacttaaagggatcttttcacgctttggtaaattgacaaaattgaaaaaagttgtttcagattcgcaaattttcgttttagttatgatatttgtgaggaaacagtaatactgaacatttaccatggtctaatatagccattatatgcatcttttgacgattttaaaacctaaaaattataaagcgttgcaacgcgaaacgattgaataatttggagagttctgtttttgtcgttaaattttgtgaaactacgaagattgcttatatacggtataaaatacgtcaagtatatgtacttggcggaatagctcagtaggct from Dreissena polymorpha isolate Duluth1 chromosome 1, UMN_Dpol_1.0, whole genome shotgun sequence carries:
- the LOC127831529 gene encoding glycoprotein 3-alpha-L-fucosyltransferase A-like; protein product: MRFHLKKTVIWTLTGFCFVFLTLNIYNQGILQPRIKLAPLWGENVDVITHVFQRDNIGRNVTNGTAVVAAREARFNVTLDEKKLAGPLSGYSLSSDTKQHPSMLDKQVVWPDKNFYENDRIVNQLKHQPDWVAKAGESKEEIPLKKILLFSSLSNWSLKRGRQTFIDQKCTVNTCEVTDSRDAATNADAVLFQSPQASWPNRPPNQVWILFMLESPYHTPGLFPYANQFNWTATYRHDSDIVAPYEKFVPFNENVQTIPQNKSYAAGKTKKVAWFVSNCGARNTRLEYAKELGKYIDVDIYGACGSLQCLRSETKCYDMLNSDYKFYLSFENSNCRDYITEKFFVTGLQHEVIPIVMGGAPEDYARASPPHSFIHVDDFQSPEELAKYLRMLDENDDLYNAYFRWKGTGSFINTFFWCRICAMLHDTSRASNVYRDLEKWWRGPEVCIGQDSWRQHQRTSKYIVEDYLL